The genomic DNA TTGATGGCGATGATTAGGCGGATGTGATTTCCCGTTCTATTTTGACATATTTTGATTGATGTTTTGTTTTCACTAATACCCTTCTGCTTGCGGCTGGTCCTGACcctttttttgtttcttttttctttttctggttttcttctcttcttcgtccgATTGCGGTTGGACTCCTTTTTCTCGTGTCTCTTTCATCTCTTCTCCCCCTGGCCATTTGTTGTATATGCTGGACAGGGTCCCTTTTTATCCAACACTATTTTAACGTGGTTATGCCAGAAAGTCGGACTTGAAGATGGCGATTTCCCTTCGGATTCCCCCCTTTTTGTTGCTGCTTTTTATATACTCTGTGTCGGCGGGTTAGGTATTGTTTGCATATCACTTGTCGTGATGGTCATTTTGCTTTGTTTGTTCTAGGTCATGGTTCTAgtcctggatccatgcttTTTCATGACAGGGTTGTGACATCCTCTGTCCTGGGCATGCGGTCTTGGTGTGAAGCTAGTAGAGATAGTCACCGAATCATGATTTTCGGGATAACTTCAGTGTTCAGGGTATCTATCTATCAATTGTTACATGGTATGTATTTGTACATCGCGGTCTACGAACTGCCATTCCACCCCTTCGGCGGTGGCGCACACAACCCCCTCGACTCCCTCAAATACCTCTCCAGCAACAACTCCATCCTCTCCAACATATTCATCCCCGGCCTCCCTTTCCCAGCCTCAACCCCCTCATACACCCCATCCCGACACCAAACACTCCACGCCCCCATCATACTTGCCATAACCACATCCGTCCCCAACCGATCCCCCACAACCGCAATCTCATCCGCCCGCTCAACAATCCCCCGCTCCCGGAACCATTCCACAACAGCGTCACCGCAGAACGGCTTCTTCTCGATCCCCGCGGGAAGTCTAAAGACGGGGATTTGGAGGTGTGCGAGGCTGGATTCGAGGGAGTGTATTTCGGCGTCGTAGCGCGGATGGCTGCCTGCGCGGTTTGAGACTATTAATATCGATGACGGAGAGGTTTGTTGATTGAATGGGGATGTTGGGGATTTGCGCAGGAGTTCGAGTTTGGAGAGGATTTGGGGAGGGAAGGTTGTTGTTTTCGGGGGGCAGAGAGTGTTGTCTTTGTCGAGCACTAGGGCGCGGATTACTGGTGACTTTGTCGTGGGGTTTTcggttgttggtggtgtttgtTGGAGGTGTGGACCGATGTTCTCGGGGAGATGCGTGAAGGTTGGGATTGTGAGGTGAGGGAGGAATTGGGAGGGTGTTGTGAGGAGGGTGCGGACGGCTTGGGTGAAGCCGCGGAGGTTTGTGTTTGTCATctctttttctgttttttttttttttttggtagCAGTATGTTCAATTGCGCATTATGTACATTGCAGAATGGTAAAGAGTAATGGTTGGTGTTTAGAGATGCGAATGTAGAAAAACCGCCAAGACCGCAGAGCCGCAAAACTCTCCGCCTTGGATCTTGAGCTAAGCTACGGGAGTCGTGCTTCTTCCACTCACGAGTCGACCATTCGCAATTCATTAATCGCGCGTGCTCGCGTGTCCAGAATCTTGTCTTTCTTGAGAAGGTTTCACTGAGGGATTGTCATCGATATGGGCAAGTTAACCAGTACGATCGGGATTCCGATCAAGCTTCTGAATGAAGCGCAGGTACGCACCTGTTTGCTATCCGGTTCTGCAGTTGTCTTGGGAAAGTAGCTAACGCTGAGATTACTTGATAAGGGTCACGTCGTCACCCTCGAGATTACATCCGGCGTCGTCTACCGAGGAAAGCTCTTGGAGGGTACGTCCACCacccatcaccaccacctgtCCGAACCATCCTATCCAAAAACTCGACCCTTTCGAATACAACCCTTCCGATCAAACTGAAACACTGACAATGAAATAGCCGAGGACAACatgaacgtccaactcaaaGACATCACCGTGACCGCCCGCGATGGTCGCGTCTCGCATCTCGACCAGGTTTACATCCGGGGGAGTCATGTGCGGTTCTTCATTGTGCCGGATATGTTGAGGTACGCTTCTCCCCCCCCCCTGTTAACAGATTGCACTGTACAAAACATGACGGTATGATTGATGCTAACGAATGATGCAGAAACGCACCTATGTTCCGCTCGAGAGGCCAGCGCGGCAGAGGTGT from Aspergillus chevalieri M1 DNA, chromosome 1, nearly complete sequence includes the following:
- a CDS encoding phosphatidylglycerophosphatase (BUSCO:EOG09264S4C;~COG:S;~EggNog:ENOG410PNB1;~InterPro:IPR010021,IPR027706,IPR036412,IPR023214;~PFAM:PF13242,PF09419;~go_function: GO:0008962 - phosphatidylglycerophosphatase activity [Evidence IEA]), encoding MTNTNLRGFTQAVRTLLTTPSQFLPHLTIPTFTHLPENIGPHLQQTPPTTENPTTKSPVIRALVLDKDNTLCPPKTTTFPPQILSKLELLRKSPTSPFNQQTSPSSILIVSNRAGSHPRYDAEIHSLESSLAHLQIPVFRLPAGIEKKPFCGDAVVEWFRERGIVERADEIAVVGDRLGTDVVMASMMGAWSVWCRDGVYEGVEAGKGRPGMNMLERMELLLERYLRESRGLCAPPPKGWNGSS
- the SMD3 gene encoding putative small nuclear ribonucleoprotein SmD3 (COG:A;~EggNog:ENOG410PP13;~InterPro:IPR034099,IPR027141,IPR010920,IPR001163;~PFAM:PF01423;~go_component: GO:0005681 - spliceosomal complex [Evidence IEA];~go_process: GO:0000387 - spliceosomal snRNP assembly [Evidence IEA];~go_process: GO:0006396 - RNA processing [Evidence IEA]), which translates into the protein MGKLTSTIGIPIKLLNEAQGHVVTLEITSGVVYRGKLLEAEDNMNVQLKDITVTARDGRVSHLDQVYIRGSHVRFFIVPDMLRNAPMFRSRGQRGRGVGLARGKATVQRARGQRRG